In one window of Helianthus annuus cultivar XRQ/B chromosome 17, HanXRQr2.0-SUNRISE, whole genome shotgun sequence DNA:
- the LOC110924895 gene encoding LEAF RUST 10 DISEASE-RESISTANCE LOCUS RECEPTOR-LIKE PROTEIN KINASE-like 2.8 produces MSPLSPILLLLLLLPLFFITMLAQSNNSTYPYCPSINCGNVTVSYPFWTINNESLSQFCGYDGFGINCSYNGNQRIPQISFGGDSYYVQSINYELGTIFLADYDVSPVVVIPNNCPRVRHNINLGTLPLDFTTSSVNLSFHFDCDECPSFATEISCLDRDAGKACLEVMSNSTEEKDWDVYSCDQEVVTTVFGSNIDRFPNLSTNFGRVLEKGFGLRWKKMDGCDKCEESEGRCGRSNTTGFVCFCSDGTTSKGGCKGTIATTLSSVFSLLVNISSSLIYQLMVV; encoded by the coding sequence ATGTCTCCCCTATCACCCattctcctcctcctcctcctcctcccctTGTTCTTCATCACCATGCTTGCACAATCTAATAATTCAACGTACCCATATTGCCCTTCAATCAACTGCGGTAATGTCACGGTCAGCTACCCGTTTTGGACGATAAACAATGAATCTCTCAGCCAGTTTTGCGGTTACGATGGTTTCGGAATCAATTGCTCCTATAACGGTAACCAGAGAATTCCCCAAATTTCATTCGGTGGCGATTCGTACTACGTTCAGAGTATAAACTACGAGCTTGGAACCATCTTCCTGGCGGATTACGACGTATCTCCAGTCGTCGTAATCCCCAACAACTGCCCTCGGGTGCGCCATAATATTAACTTAGGAACCTTGCCTCTAGATTTCACGACGTCTAGCGTTAATCTGAGTTTTCATTTCGACTGCGATGAATGCCCATCGTTTGCGACTGAGATATCGTGCTTGGACCGAGATGCTGGAAAGGCCTGTTTGGAGGTTATGAGTAACAGTACGGAGGAAAAGGATTGGGATGTGTACTCATGCGATCAGGAAGTGGTGACAACGGTGTTTGGGTCGAACATTGACAGGTTTCCTAATCTTTCGACGAATTTTGGTAGAGTTTTGGAGAAAGGTTTTGGGTTAAGATGGAAGAAGATGGATGGTTGCGACAAGTGTGAAGAGTCAGAAGGGCGGTGTGGCCGCAGCAATACAACGGGGTTCGTATGTTTTTGCTCAGACGGGACTACCAGCAAGGGCGGTTGCAAAGGTACCATCGCTACAACTCTTAGTTCAGTTTTTTCATTGCTTGTCAATATTAGTTCTAGTCTCATATATCAGTTGATGGTTGTATGA
- the LOC110923185 gene encoding uncharacterized protein LOC110923185, which yields MKNLPPKSINSLQNLIHIQVSRRRHAGFPFFGAGTFAGSAKNAYRLLVGSFDFHLYGGIRCLLFVHLMADTGGWEKHENEGLAVTSLENEDRRCAAEIPAEASELAAGGRYTVDMWSISANR from the exons ATGAAAAATCTCCCTCCAAAATCAATTAATTCCCTCCAAAATCTCATTCACATTCAAGTTTCACGTAGAAGACATG CAGGATTTCCTTTCTTTGGGGCAGGTACATTTGCAGGATCTGCAAAAAACGCTTATCGTTTGCTGGTGGGCAGCTTTGACTTTCATCTCTATGGTGGCATCCGTTGCTTATTATTTGTCCATTTGATGGCGGATACGGGTGGATGGGAGAAACATGAGAATGAAGGGCTGGCTGTGACATCTTTAGAGAATGAGGATCGCAGATGTGCTG CAGAAATTCCGGCAGAGGCGTCGGAATTGGCCGCCGGAGGTCGCTATACGGTCGATATGTGGTCGATAAGCGCCAACAG ATGA
- the LOC110924893 gene encoding uncharacterized protein LOC110924893 encodes MDRSWMYLAPRSSQTFVNGVQTFLNFAFERACVNGTLIKCPCTSCLNMKYKSRQTVLDHLICSGFRPEYWKWVYHGEGTTVASTTTTYDEEEEILRHEMHEMLDDIFETEGGIGVEMHETASNNSEETNTRRSEFDDLVKEAEEKVYQNCKYNKLSCVVRLYQLKCLNGWSSKSFTMLLEFLKDLLPKGNLLPKTTHQVKKIMASLGLRYEKIHTCRNGCMLFWDDKEKDEVCSFCGSSRWKVHEASPEDEESPPKKKACKILRWFPLKPRLQRFFMSSKTSNLMNWHHIDRVKDGKLRHPADALVWKDFDEKFSEFASDPRNVRLA; translated from the coding sequence ATGGACAGATCATGGATGTACCTTGCACCAAGATCAAGTCAAACTTTTGTTAATGGGGTGCAGACCTTCTTAAATTTTGCATTTGAGAGAGCATGTGTGAATGGGACGTTGATAAAGTGTCCATGTACAAGTTGTCTAAACATGAAATATAAGAGTAGACAAACTGTTCTAGATCACCTTATATGTTCAGGGTTCCGACCTGAATACTGGAAATGGGTATATCATGGAGAAGGCACAACGGTTGCATCAACAACCACAACCTATGACGAGGAAGAGGAGATATTACGCCATGAAATGCATGAAATGTTGGATGATATATTTGAAACAGAAGGTGGAATTGGAGTCGAGATGCATGAGACTGCTTCAAATAATAGTGAAGAGACGAATACCAGAAGAAGCGAATTTGATGACCTTGTCAAGGAAGCTGAAGAAAAGGTGTACCAGAATTGCAAATAcaacaagttatcttgtgttgtGCGTTTGTACCAATTAAAATGTCTCAATGGATGGAGTAGCAAATCTTTCACTATGTTGTTAGAGTTTCTGAAGGATTTGTTACCtaaaggaaatttgttacctaaaACAACGCATCAAGTGAAGAAAATCATGGCAAGCTTGGGATTAAGATATGAAAAAATCCATACATGTCGTAATGGTTGCATGTTGTTCTGGGATGATAAAGAGAAAGAtgaagtttgttctttttgtGGATCTTCTAGATGGAAAGTTCATGAAGCTAGTCCAGAAGATGAAGAGAGTCCTCCCAAGAAGAAGGCTTGTAAAATATTAAGATGGTTTCCTTTAAAACCTAGACTTCAAAGATTTTTTATGTCATCAAAGACGTCTAATCTTATGAACTGGCATCATATTGACCGTGTGAAAGATGGCAAATTGCGGCATCCAGCAGATGCGTTAGTTTGGAAAGATTTTGATGAAAAGTTTTCCGAATTTGCCAGTGATCCCCGTAATGTTCGTCTAGcttag
- the LOC110924892 gene encoding uncharacterized protein LOC110924892 codes for MKQPNFILSLIIPGPNGPGNKIDVYMQPLIKELKELWEDGVSTFDASTKQYFQLKASIISTISDFPSYANLSGWSTKGALACRVCGFDTDSNWLSHGRKYCYMCHRRWLPSDHRWRSDTRSFVGHHEFRVAPVPSSGEEVLQQLDNTEFLVDKDVPGPWKKKMGTLLGQEGKSKDNYKTRLDLQQMGIRKELHPKKRPRSNITFMPKACYQMTRGEKTEFLKTLKSIKPPDEFSSNISRCVQLNECKLIGMKSYDCHLLMQEFLPIALRGTLPDHVSSAIIELCNFFKIICYKDLSEVDLHFIESKVAVTLCKLEKIFPPSFFTVMVHLVIHLTTEVKLGGPVAFRWMYPIERDLLKLKSYVHNRAHPEGSIAEGYLAEESITFCSRYLSKVETVFTKAIRNDDEGHQNHIEESNNLCPGRAIGHKLHLGVSIRKRRRSSNSNIDEKSLTQAHRYVLFNVEDHKLIIKGQNRSRRMPDYEMNKIHCQQFAGWFKKRVARMEEQGDDVTEEIKWLARGPLKSVKRYSGYLVKGYRFHTRKREKSLRTQNSGVVVTVEGASYASSRDRRPVHGVTNYFGKLNDIIELNYSGQIRVVLFKCDWVDINRGCKIDNGLTLVNFSYKAHTGANLTDDPFVLAAQVDKVFYITDPKHKDWEVVRHVKVRDVFDMGSVDDQVGPYSNDCTFDVPNLHRIGDDGEDGIDITPDMECEVDVEENDDEGSG; via the exons ATGAAGCAACCAAATTTTATTCTTTCTTTAATCATCCCAGGTCCCAATGGTCCAGGAAACAAGATAGATGTGTATATGCAACCTTTGATAAAAGAATTGAAGGAGTTATGGGAAGATGGAGTTTCTACATTTGATGCCTCAACGAAACAATACTTCCAGTTGAAGGCATCTATTATTTCTACCATATCTGACTTTCCAAGCTATGCCAATCTGTCCGGGTGGAGCACTAAAGGAGCACTTGCATGTCGTGTATGTGGTTTTGATACCGATTCCAATTGGCTTAGTCACGGACGAAAGTACTGTTACATGTGTCATCGAAGGTGGCTTCCATCTGACCATCGTTGGCGTTCAGATACTAGATCCTTTGTTGGACACCATGAATTTAGAGTTGCTCCTGTTCCTTCTTCTGGAGAGGAGGTTCTACAACAACTAGATAACACTGAATTTCTTGTCGACAAGGATGTCCCTGGTCCATGGAAAAAGAAAA TGGGGACTTTATTGGGACAAGAAGGAAAGTCAAAAGATAACTATAAAACAAGACTTGACTTGCAACAAATGGGTATAAGAAAGGAACTGCATCCAAAGAAGCGGCCTAGAAGTAATATCACCTTCATGCCAAAAGCTTGCTATCAAATGACTCGGGGTGAAAAGACTGAATTTTTAAAAACCCTTAAGTCAATTAAACCTCCCGATGAATTTTCATCTAATATCTCTCGATGTGTACAGTTAAATGAGTGCAAACTAATTGGGATGAAGAGTTATGATTGTCACTTGTTGATGCAAGAATTTTTGCCTATTGCATTACGTGGAACTTTACCAGACCATGTAAGCTCGGCTATAATTGAATTATGCAATTTTTTTAAGATCATTTGCTACAAGGATTTATCTGAAGTCGATCTGCATTTTATTGAGTCTAAAGTTGCTGTCACTTTATGCAAACTAGAGAAGATATTTCCTCCTTCATTCTTTACTGTAATGGTGCACTTGGTGATCCATTTAACAACAGAAGTTAAGCTTGGAGGTCCTGTTGCATTTCGGTGGATGTACCCTATTGAAAG GGACCTTTTGAAACTTAAGTCATACGTTCATAATAGAGCTCATCCTGAAGGATCAATTGCTGAAGGTTATTTAGCTGAGGAAAGTATAACATTTTGCTCTAGGTATCTATCAAAAGTAGAAACCGTCTTCACTAAAGCAATTAGGAATGATGATGAGGGTCACCAAAATCACATTGAAGAATCCAACAATCTTTGTCCCGGTCGTGCCATAGGTCATAAATTGCATTTGGGCGTATCTATTCGCAAAAGAAGGAGATCTTCAAATTCAAACATTGATGAGAAGTCTCTCACTCAAGCACATCGTTATGTATTATTCAATGTTGA GGATCACAAACTCATAATCAAGGGACAAAACCGTTCTCGTCGGATGCCAGATTATGAAATGAACAAGATTCACTGCCAACAGTTTGCTGGTTGGTTCAAGAAAAGG GTTGCACGTATGGAAGAGCAAGGGGATGATGTAACGGAAGAGATAAAATGGCTTGCTCGTGGTCCACTTAAAAGTGTGAAACGATACTCTGGTTACCTTGTTAAGGGTTATCGTTTTCACACAAGAAAACGAGAGAAATCACTAAGAACCCAAAATAGTGGTGTCGTTGTTACTGTAGAAGGTGCAAGTTATGCTAGTAGTCGAGATAGAAGGCCTGTTCATGGTGTGACTAACTACTTTGGTAAATTGAATGACATTATTGAGTTAAACTACTCAGGTCAAATCCGAGTAGTTTTATTCAAATGTGATTGGGTTGACATCAATAGGGGCTGCAAGATAGATAATGGTTTAACATTGGTTAATTTCTCATACAAGGCACATACAGGGGCTAATTTAACAGATGATCCATTTGTATTGGCAGCACAAGTTGATAAGGTGTTCTATATAACAGATCCTAAGCACAAAGATTGGGAGGTCGTGAGACATGTAAAAGTAAGAGATGTATTTGACATGGGAAGTGTTGATGATCAAGTTGGTCCTTATTCGAATGATTGCACATTTGATGTGCCTAACTTGCATAGGATTGGGGATGATGGTGAAGATGGCATAGACATTACGCCCGATATGGAATGTGAAGTAGATGTTGAAGAAAACGATGATGAGGGCTCGGGTTAA